A single Schistocerca piceifrons isolate TAMUIC-IGC-003096 chromosome 6, iqSchPice1.1, whole genome shotgun sequence DNA region contains:
- the LOC124802735 gene encoding probable serine/threonine-protein kinase clkA isoform X2, which translates to MSDQGSVNDTDIEADLDEMASDTARVRDESVDEMHTAANSSGAHVPIVTRQPSHISEMLEDLPLDYRDSSLVQGEEVAVEIWPPSVTEHSGLEQLLSPCDTSRPSHVYFNDCDNDISYNDGDNHSDTDNCDCTDIDINESNICLFHFHNFYIGNYNRNNETLSVIDIGNYSFFSYNIHDQNFWFVRYSGSNSIPSLLPTVHDIVFNIFYMCRDTDNSDYTNTVVNENVCLLHFRDFYIGSYNRNNETLSVLDIGNYSFFSYNFHNRNFHFVRYNDSNSILPLLSIIRDIVFSIFYIYHDNTNIATNGNNICLLNFQDFRIGNYNRNNETLSVLDIGNYSVFSYNFCNRNFHFVRYNGSNSILPLLSIIRDIVFSIFYIYHDNTNIATNGNNICLLNFQDFRIGNYNRNNETLSFLDTGNYSFFSYNIHNRNFGFIRFNGSYSMSSLLSTEFDMVFNRFGMYITYICYNEINIMLVLQLVLLLYILYIIHMHY; encoded by the exons ATGAGTGACCAGGGAAGTGTAAACGACACAGACATTGAAGCTGATTTGGATGAGATGGCATCAGATACTGCTCGTGTACGCGACGAGTCAGTTGATGAGATGCACACAGCGGCCAATTCATCTGGGGCACATGTTCCCATTGTAACACGCCAGCCTTCCCATATCAGTGAAATGCTGGAGGACCTGCCATTGGACTATCGAGACTCGTCACTT GTGCAGGGAGAAGAGGTAGCTGTGGAGATATGGCCGCCCAGTGTCACAGAGCACTCAGGACTGGAGCAGCTTCTCTCACCCTGTGACACCAGCAGACCATCACATGTGTATTTCAATGACTGTGATAATGACATTTCATATAATGATGGTGACAATCACAGTGATACTGATAATTGTGACTGTACTGATATTGACATCAATGAAAgcaatatttgtttatttcatttccacaatttttatattggtaactatAACAGAAATAATGAAACATTATCAGTTATTGACATAGGGAATTATTCATTTTTTAGTTATAACATTCATGACCAAAACTTTTGGTTTGTTAGGTATAGTGGCTCAAACAGTATCCCATCGTTGCTACCAACAGTTCATGATAttgtatttaatatattttatatgtGTAGAGACACTGATAATAGCGATTATACTAATACTGTCGTCAATGAAAATGTTTGTTTACTTCATTTCCGTGATTTTTATATTGGTAGCTATAACAGAAATAATGAAACATTATCAGTTCTTGACATAGGCAACTATTCATTTTTTAGTTATAACTTTCATAACCGAAATTTTCATTTTGTTAGGTATAATGACTCAAACAGTATTTTGCCATTGTTATCAATAATACGTGATATTGTATTTAGTATATTTTATATATATCACGATAATACTAATATTGCCACCAATGGAAACAATATTTGTTTACTAAATTTTCAAGATTTTCGTATCGGTAACTATAACAGAAATAATGAAACATTATCAGTTCTTGACATAGGCAACTATTCAGTTTTTAGTTATAACTTTTGTAACCGAAATTTTCATTTTGTTAGGTATAATGGCTCAAACAGTATTTTGCCATTGTTATCAATAATACGTGATATTGTATTTAGTATATTTTATATATATCACGATAATACTAATATTGCCACCAATGGAAACaatatttgtttattaaattttcaagatTTTCGTATCGGTAACTATAACAGAAATAATGAAACATTATCATTCCTTGACACAGGCAATTATTCATTTTTTAGTTATAATATTCATAATCGAaattttggtttcattaggtttaaTGGGTCATACAGTATGTCTTCATTGTTGTCAACAGAATTCGATATGGTATTTAATAGATTTGGTATGTATATTACTTACATATGTTACAATGAAATCAATATTATGTTAGTGTTACAGTTAGTATTgctattgtatattttatatataatCCATATGCactattaa
- the LOC124802735 gene encoding probable serine/threonine-protein kinase clkA isoform X1, with protein MSLQDILELKMSDQGSVNDTDIEADLDEMASDTARVRDESVDEMHTAANSSGAHVPIVTRQPSHISEMLEDLPLDYRDSSLVQGEEVAVEIWPPSVTEHSGLEQLLSPCDTSRPSHVYFNDCDNDISYNDGDNHSDTDNCDCTDIDINESNICLFHFHNFYIGNYNRNNETLSVIDIGNYSFFSYNIHDQNFWFVRYSGSNSIPSLLPTVHDIVFNIFYMCRDTDNSDYTNTVVNENVCLLHFRDFYIGSYNRNNETLSVLDIGNYSFFSYNFHNRNFHFVRYNDSNSILPLLSIIRDIVFSIFYIYHDNTNIATNGNNICLLNFQDFRIGNYNRNNETLSVLDIGNYSVFSYNFCNRNFHFVRYNGSNSILPLLSIIRDIVFSIFYIYHDNTNIATNGNNICLLNFQDFRIGNYNRNNETLSFLDTGNYSFFSYNIHNRNFGFIRFNGSYSMSSLLSTEFDMVFNRFGMYITYICYNEINIMLVLQLVLLLYILYIIHMHY; from the exons ATGTCATTACAAGACATACT AGAGTTGAAAATGAGTGACCAGGGAAGTGTAAACGACACAGACATTGAAGCTGATTTGGATGAGATGGCATCAGATACTGCTCGTGTACGCGACGAGTCAGTTGATGAGATGCACACAGCGGCCAATTCATCTGGGGCACATGTTCCCATTGTAACACGCCAGCCTTCCCATATCAGTGAAATGCTGGAGGACCTGCCATTGGACTATCGAGACTCGTCACTT GTGCAGGGAGAAGAGGTAGCTGTGGAGATATGGCCGCCCAGTGTCACAGAGCACTCAGGACTGGAGCAGCTTCTCTCACCCTGTGACACCAGCAGACCATCACATGTGTATTTCAATGACTGTGATAATGACATTTCATATAATGATGGTGACAATCACAGTGATACTGATAATTGTGACTGTACTGATATTGACATCAATGAAAgcaatatttgtttatttcatttccacaatttttatattggtaactatAACAGAAATAATGAAACATTATCAGTTATTGACATAGGGAATTATTCATTTTTTAGTTATAACATTCATGACCAAAACTTTTGGTTTGTTAGGTATAGTGGCTCAAACAGTATCCCATCGTTGCTACCAACAGTTCATGATAttgtatttaatatattttatatgtGTAGAGACACTGATAATAGCGATTATACTAATACTGTCGTCAATGAAAATGTTTGTTTACTTCATTTCCGTGATTTTTATATTGGTAGCTATAACAGAAATAATGAAACATTATCAGTTCTTGACATAGGCAACTATTCATTTTTTAGTTATAACTTTCATAACCGAAATTTTCATTTTGTTAGGTATAATGACTCAAACAGTATTTTGCCATTGTTATCAATAATACGTGATATTGTATTTAGTATATTTTATATATATCACGATAATACTAATATTGCCACCAATGGAAACAATATTTGTTTACTAAATTTTCAAGATTTTCGTATCGGTAACTATAACAGAAATAATGAAACATTATCAGTTCTTGACATAGGCAACTATTCAGTTTTTAGTTATAACTTTTGTAACCGAAATTTTCATTTTGTTAGGTATAATGGCTCAAACAGTATTTTGCCATTGTTATCAATAATACGTGATATTGTATTTAGTATATTTTATATATATCACGATAATACTAATATTGCCACCAATGGAAACaatatttgtttattaaattttcaagatTTTCGTATCGGTAACTATAACAGAAATAATGAAACATTATCATTCCTTGACACAGGCAATTATTCATTTTTTAGTTATAATATTCATAATCGAaattttggtttcattaggtttaaTGGGTCATACAGTATGTCTTCATTGTTGTCAACAGAATTCGATATGGTATTTAATAGATTTGGTATGTATATTACTTACATATGTTACAATGAAATCAATATTATGTTAGTGTTACAGTTAGTATTgctattgtatattttatatataatCCATATGCactattaa